From one Treponema denticola genomic stretch:
- a CDS encoding bifunctional folylpolyglutamate synthase/dihydrofolate synthase: protein MNTEEFSKWLDAFINYERNAHKDENNLKKMRKFAHFFGNPQDDFLSIHIAGSKGKGSVSTMIASILKEAGKKTGLYTSPHVSDFRERMTQAGNFFDDEAYSASYKKIVEGFGAILKKEPEIDPGWFEIVTVTAFLLFSMQKTDWAVIETGMGGRLDMTNILKPVACVLTPIELEHTQYLGNTLEKIAFEKAGIIKQNTPVFCCKQPDEVLAVFKKRAAELNADFFYIPEILKEPVNYSLSKAGLKIDMEFEKSHYLGSLFKRPISSNLKLLDLIQAENAALAACTVKYLFPEMDEAVIERGLASAWLPARFGLLSDNPEIIIDGAHTKNSIALCMSTYTELVKEKGTLIFACAEDKNVKDMVPFFKDNFTKIIVTIPGSSKKSNPDLSYKIFQEGLKGSSCMVEKNADYEAVIKNEIIACREKKQPLLITGSFYLAAEAKRIHSLLSPQA from the coding sequence ATGAATACCGAAGAATTCAGTAAATGGCTTGATGCCTTTATAAATTATGAAAGAAATGCGCACAAAGACGAAAACAATCTTAAAAAAATGCGGAAATTTGCTCATTTTTTCGGAAATCCTCAAGACGATTTTTTATCGATCCATATTGCAGGCTCAAAGGGAAAGGGCTCCGTTTCTACCATGATTGCATCAATTTTAAAAGAAGCCGGAAAAAAAACAGGCCTTTATACATCTCCCCATGTATCGGACTTTAGAGAGAGGATGACCCAAGCAGGAAACTTTTTTGATGATGAGGCCTACTCTGCCTCTTATAAAAAAATAGTTGAAGGCTTTGGGGCTATACTCAAAAAGGAACCCGAAATAGATCCCGGTTGGTTTGAAATAGTTACCGTTACAGCCTTCTTGCTCTTTAGTATGCAAAAAACGGATTGGGCGGTTATCGAAACGGGGATGGGCGGAAGGCTTGATATGACAAATATCCTCAAACCGGTGGCCTGCGTTCTAACACCCATTGAGCTTGAGCACACCCAATACTTGGGAAATACCCTCGAAAAAATAGCTTTTGAAAAAGCCGGCATCATAAAACAAAACACTCCGGTCTTTTGCTGTAAGCAGCCTGATGAAGTGCTGGCGGTCTTTAAAAAAAGAGCGGCTGAGCTAAATGCGGATTTTTTCTATATCCCCGAAATCCTAAAAGAACCTGTAAATTACAGCCTTTCAAAAGCGGGCTTAAAAATAGATATGGAATTCGAAAAGTCGCATTACTTGGGCAGTCTCTTTAAAAGACCTATAAGCTCAAACCTAAAACTCCTTGACCTGATTCAGGCGGAAAACGCAGCCCTCGCAGCCTGTACGGTAAAATATCTTTTTCCTGAAATGGATGAGGCGGTTATAGAAAGAGGGCTTGCATCGGCATGGCTGCCCGCCCGCTTTGGGCTTCTCTCGGATAATCCCGAAATTATAATAGACGGGGCCCATACAAAAAACAGCATTGCCCTGTGCATGAGCACCTATACCGAGCTTGTAAAAGAAAAAGGAACTCTCATCTTTGCATGTGCCGAAGACAAAAACGTAAAGGACATGGTTCCTTTTTTTAAGGATAATTTTACAAAAATAATCGTTACAATTCCGGGTTCTTCAAAAAAGAGTAATCCCGATTTAAGCTATAAAATTTTCCAAGAAGGGCTTAAAGGTTCTTCCTGTATGGTAGAAAAAAATGCGGACTACGAAGCCGTAATAAAAAACGAAATTATTGCATGCAGAGAAAAAAAGCAGCCACTTTTGATTACAGGATCATTTTATCTGGCGGCTGAAGCAAAAAGGATACATAGTCTTTTGAGTCCTCAAGCTTAA
- a CDS encoding pseudouridine synthase family protein: MLIDCKFSSQAEVIFENEAYAVLYKPRGMPTAPLSEDEEGTLVSWFLKSCPKAASVKGKKDIEAGLVHRLDTATSGLVLIAKNQESYDALNLMQANNLIKKTYVAFTDIDNESDLNADFSRLNLPYRISSQFRSFGPKGKKVLPVFYGMRDFSSTAKIYTTNIIDINDADDSAPRVTCTLTQGFRHQVRAHLASIGLPIYGDPLYNGKFKDFPQEKIEDHSYPLQLYAVGLSFPEPKRDFKLEDSKDYVSFLLQPPDKMIL; this comes from the coding sequence ATGTTAATTGATTGTAAATTTTCTTCTCAAGCTGAAGTGATTTTTGAAAATGAGGCTTATGCCGTTCTATATAAGCCTCGCGGAATGCCTACAGCTCCTCTTTCAGAAGATGAAGAAGGGACTCTGGTTTCTTGGTTTTTAAAAAGCTGCCCCAAAGCAGCGTCAGTAAAAGGAAAAAAGGATATTGAAGCAGGCCTTGTTCACAGGCTTGATACGGCAACAAGCGGTTTGGTTTTAATAGCAAAAAATCAGGAAAGCTATGATGCCTTAAATTTAATGCAGGCAAACAATTTGATAAAGAAAACTTATGTTGCCTTTACGGATATTGATAACGAATCGGATTTAAATGCCGATTTTTCACGCTTGAACCTTCCATACAGAATTTCAAGTCAGTTTAGAAGCTTCGGGCCCAAGGGTAAAAAAGTTCTTCCCGTTTTTTACGGTATGCGAGATTTTTCTTCTACAGCTAAAATTTATACAACCAATATTATCGATATAAATGATGCAGATGATTCGGCGCCGAGGGTAACCTGCACCTTGACTCAAGGCTTTAGGCATCAGGTAAGGGCTCATCTGGCTTCTATCGGTTTGCCTATTTATGGCGATCCTTTATACAACGGAAAATTCAAAGATTTTCCGCAAGAAAAAATAGAAGATCATTCTTATCCCTTGCAGCTTTATGCCGTAGGTCTTTCCTTTCCGGAACCTAAAAGAGACTTTAAGCTTGAGGACTCAAAAGACTATGTATCCTTTTTGCTTCAGCCGCCAGATAAAATGATCCTGTAA
- a CDS encoding RluA family pseudouridine synthase, which produces MTLNKSVSFRSISEKFKVEGLVSPCRIDVYCTEKLKRLSRSQLKTGLQSLYVNSQKAKLSRNVQNGDLIELVWDNPIPEYAHPQKFPLNIIYEDENIIVVNKKRGMVTHPAGGNWDGTLVNALNYYRLYDSKIRDEFAVELNKFLSEERDLKNIENFFLEPYRMGIVHRLDKETSGLIITARNLKTEKLLKSFFKKRAVKKYYLAVLDGVPPKMGRIKTSVFRSSSDRKKFSVSADLSKGKKALSAYKVLKSNGKMSLVLFRIYTGRTHQIRLHAKFMGCPVAGDKVYGKKKTGLHKKTGLEKKADLPLMLHAYKLIIPDGSNSKKEFKASLPEDFKQILIREALC; this is translated from the coding sequence ATGACGCTCAATAAGAGTGTTTCTTTTAGATCTATATCCGAAAAGTTTAAGGTTGAAGGCCTTGTATCTCCTTGCAGGATTGATGTTTATTGTACCGAAAAGCTGAAACGCTTAAGCCGCTCGCAATTAAAGACGGGCTTACAGTCTCTTTATGTAAATTCGCAAAAAGCCAAGCTTTCGCGCAATGTTCAAAACGGAGACCTTATTGAGCTTGTTTGGGATAATCCGATCCCCGAATACGCTCATCCTCAAAAATTTCCGCTTAATATAATTTATGAAGACGAGAATATAATTGTTGTAAACAAGAAAAGGGGCATGGTAACGCATCCGGCAGGCGGAAATTGGGATGGCACTCTTGTAAATGCCTTAAATTATTACAGGCTTTATGATTCTAAAATTAGGGATGAGTTTGCCGTAGAACTTAATAAGTTTTTAAGTGAAGAAAGGGACTTAAAAAATATTGAGAATTTTTTCTTAGAGCCCTACCGCATGGGTATTGTTCACCGTCTGGATAAGGAAACTTCGGGGCTTATTATTACTGCAAGGAATTTAAAAACCGAAAAGCTTTTAAAATCTTTTTTTAAAAAGAGGGCGGTAAAAAAATATTATCTTGCAGTTCTTGACGGTGTTCCGCCTAAAATGGGCAGGATAAAAACTTCTGTTTTTCGATCAAGTTCCGACAGAAAAAAATTTAGCGTTTCTGCCGATTTGTCAAAGGGAAAAAAGGCTCTTTCAGCCTATAAGGTTCTGAAATCCAACGGAAAAATGTCCTTGGTTCTTTTTAGAATTTATACCGGAAGAACTCATCAAATCCGCTTACATGCCAAGTTTATGGGATGTCCCGTTGCAGGCGATAAGGTTTACGGCAAAAAAAAGACAGGCCTTCATAAAAAGACCGGGCTTGAGAAAAAGGCCGATCTTCCTTTGATGCTTCATGCTTATAAGCTGATAATTCCTGACGGCTCAAATTCAAAAAAAGAATTTAAGGCATCTCTACCTGAAGATTTTAAACAAATACTGATACGGGAGGCTCTATGTTAA
- the rsmA gene encoding 16S rRNA (adenine(1518)-N(6)/adenine(1519)-N(6))-dimethyltransferase RsmA: MDSGAFLGLPNYDSPAELKALLETLGFAMQKKFGQNFLIDKKTRENLISFLNLDKGTRVWEVGPGLGAMTYLLLEKGVKLTAFEIDKGFISLLKKFFLESSKQNFTLIEGDVQKNWLPYLNEHGKPDVFFGNLPYNIASELIASTVEAGIVFDTMLFTVQKEAAERITARPDNKNYTAFSVLCSLFYECKIVKTIPASAFWPQPNVESAAVLFKAKKEFAEYKNFKLFIKIVKALFSSRRKNIKNNLGSWMKSNGYGDKIDFVLERSGLSGNLRAESLALYDFLLLSDIISSLDKNK; the protein is encoded by the coding sequence GGCTTTTTTAGGTCTTCCGAATTATGACTCTCCGGCGGAACTCAAGGCTCTTTTAGAGACTCTGGGTTTTGCCATGCAAAAAAAATTCGGCCAAAATTTTTTGATAGATAAAAAGACCCGCGAGAACTTGATTTCCTTTTTAAATCTTGATAAGGGAACAAGGGTTTGGGAAGTAGGCCCCGGACTTGGGGCTATGACCTATCTTCTTTTAGAAAAGGGAGTTAAGCTTACCGCTTTTGAAATTGACAAGGGCTTTATATCTCTTTTAAAAAAATTCTTTTTAGAAAGCTCAAAACAAAACTTTACCTTAATTGAAGGGGATGTTCAAAAAAACTGGCTTCCGTACTTAAATGAGCATGGAAAACCGGATGTTTTTTTCGGTAATCTTCCGTATAACATCGCCTCTGAGCTGATTGCTTCCACGGTAGAAGCCGGTATTGTTTTTGATACAATGCTTTTTACCGTGCAAAAAGAAGCTGCCGAAAGAATTACTGCAAGGCCTGACAATAAAAACTATACGGCATTTTCGGTACTTTGCTCCTTGTTTTATGAGTGTAAGATAGTAAAGACTATTCCGGCCTCAGCTTTTTGGCCCCAGCCCAATGTAGAATCCGCTGCCGTCTTGTTTAAGGCGAAAAAAGAATTTGCAGAATATAAAAACTTTAAGCTTTTTATCAAAATAGTCAAAGCCCTTTTTTCTTCTCGTCGAAAAAATATAAAGAATAATTTAGGTTCGTGGATGAAATCAAACGGATACGGCGATAAGATCGATTTTGTTTTAGAAAGGTCAGGCTTAAGCGGAAATTTAAGAGCAGAGTCCCTTGCCCTATATGATTTTTTACTTCTTTCTGATATAATTTCTTCTTTGGATAAAAATAAATGA